CGACTGGTTCGAGCGCGGCGCGGCCGACGGGTTCATCGTCATGCCGCCCGCGTACCCGGACGCGCTGACGGACTTCACGACGAAGGTCGTGCCGCTGCTGCAGGAGGCCGGCGTCGTGCAGGACTCCTACGGCGAGGGCACCCTGCGCCACCGCCTCGACCTCGGCCTCGACTGACCCACCCGCACACCCTGGAGACCCACATGACACCCCGTACCCGCAGGACGCTCGCCGCGCTGAGCGCGCTCGTCGTCCTCCTCCTGGCCGCCTGCTCGGGCAGCGCCGACGCGGCGAGCCCCGCCTCGTCGTCGAACGGCGCGGCGACGAGCGCCCCCGTGAAGCGCACGACGACCACCGTGACCGACGAGACCGGCCGCAAGGTCGAGCTCGACCTGCCCGTCGCGAGCGTCGCGTCCGGGCTCGGCGGCAACCAGTACATCCTCGAGCTCATCCGCGCGGTCGGTGACCCGAGCCGCGTCGTCGCCGCGACCGAGAGCCAGATCAACACGCCCGGCTGGGCGGGCTACTGGGACGACTTCGCGTTCTACGACGAGACGTCGCCCGTGTTCGTCGCGGGCGAGACCGGCTCGTTCAACTACGACAAGCTCATCGAGCTCAAGCCCGACGTGCTGCTCACGGGTTCGAACAGCCCGTGGCAGGAGGCCGAGGCGAAGCTCGAGCCGTTCGGCATCAAGGTCCTGGTGTTCACCGCGTGGGAGCCGCGGTTCTCCGAGCACAACATCGAGCTGCTCGGTCAGCTGTTCGGCACGCAGGACCGCGCCGAGGACTACACCGCCTCGCTCACGGGCGAGATCGAGGCCCTGCTGGCCGAGCGCCTCGCGGGCCTGAAGGAGGAGGACAAGGTCCGCGTCTACTTCGAGGGCCAGAAGGACTACGTCGCGGGCATCCCCGGCGGCTGGGACTGGGTCATCCGGTACGCCGGCGGCGCGAACATCTACTCGGACATCATCATCAACGGCGGCCTGGGCTGGAACCAGATCGACGTGGACCCGGCGGACATCGTGTCCCGCAACCCTGAGTTCATCATCAAGAACGGCGTGGCCGACAAGCCGCAGGGCTTGTACGAGCCCTGGACGCGCGAGGAGTTCGAGGCCACCGCGCAGTCCCTGGTCTCGCGGCCCGGGTTCGACCACATCGACGCGGTGAAGAACGGCCGCGTGTGGATCACGAACAACTACCTCACGTCCGCGGCGTCCAAGTGGGTCGGCGCGCTGTACCTCGCGACGTGGCTCTACCCGGAGCGGTTCGAGGGCGTCGACCCCGAGTCGTACTTCCAGGCGTGGGTCACGCAGTATCAGCAGTCCGAGTACCACCCGGCCGCGGACTACATCCACCACGCCGGGGAGGCGTCGTGACGGACGTCCTCGACCGTCCGACGAGCCCGTCGTCGGACCCCGCGAACGGCACGGGCGACCCCACGCCCGACCAGGCCCGGGCGCGCCGCCCGCTGCGCGAGCGCGTGCGCAGCCGCACGCTCGTGCACACCGACCGAGGCCGCGCGCTCGTCATCGGAGTCGGCACCGTCGTCGTGCTGCTCGTCGCCGTGGTCGCCCTGACCGTCGGCGGCGCGGGCATCGGGCTGGGCGACGCGCTCACCGCGCTCGGCCGCAAGGCGACGGGCACCGTCCCCGCCGACCCGGACGGGCAGCGCATCCTGCTGCAGGTGTGGGACCTGCGCGTCCCGCGCGTGCTGCTCGCGCTGCTCGCGGGCGCCGCGCTCGCGGTGGCCGGCGTGCTGTTCCAGGGCCTGCTGCGCAACCCGCTCGTCAGCCCGTACACGCTGGGCATCGCGCCGGCCGCCGCGTTCGGCGCGGCGTTCGCGATCCTGTTCGTCGGCCCGCGGGACCTGGGGTCGAGCGGCGGCGTGGGCTGGGTCGTCGTCGGGGCCCTCACCGTGGCGCTGCTCAGCTCGGTGCTCGTGCTGCTGCTCGGCGCGGTCAAGCGCGGCGACCCGGCCACGCTCATCCTGCTCGGCATCGCGGTCACGCAGTTCTTCACCGCCGCGACCTCTGCGCTGCAGTACACCGCCGACCAGGAGACCCTCGCGCTCATCATCCAGTGGACGTGGGGGTCGGTGAACGGCGCCGAGTGGTTCCAGGTGGGGGTCGTCGCGCTGCTCGTCGCGATCGTGTTCCCGCTGGTGCAGCGCCAGGCGGGCAACGTCAACGCGATCGCGTTCGCGGGGGACGACGCGGCCACGAGCCTCGGCGTCCCGGTCGCCCGGGTGCGCCTCGGGCTCATCTTCACGGCCGTCGTCATCACCGCGGTGACGATCGCGTTCACCGGGATCATCGGGTTCGTCGGCCTCGTCGGGCCGCACATCGCCCGGCTCCTCATCGGCGGCAACCACCGGTTCCTGCTGCCGTTCTCGATGCTGACGGGCGGCCTGCTGCTCGTCGTCGCCGACTCCGTGGGACGCGTGGCGCTCGAGCCCGCCGTCATGCCGGTCGGCATCGTCGACGCCCTCGTCGGGGCGCCGATCTTCCTGTACCTCATCCTCGCCCGACGGAGGGCCGCCGCATGACGCTCGAGATCGAGGACCTGCACTTCTCCTACGGCAGGCGGACCGTGCTGCACGGCGTCGACCTGCACGCGCGCCGCGGCGAGCTGCTCGGCCTGCTGGGGCCCAACGGCTCCGGCAAGTCGACGCTCATCAAGTCCGTCGCCCGCATCCACCGCCCCACGTCAGGCCGGCTGCGGTGGGACGGCACGGTCGACCTCCCCCGCCTGTCGCGGCGCCAGCTCGCGCGGCTGGTGGCGTACGTGCCGCAGGCCATCGACGTGTCGTTCGACCTGGACGTGCGCGAGGCGGTCGTCCTGGGCCGCACACCGTACTTCGGGGCGCGGCCCTCGGCGGAGGACTGGCGGCAGGTGGACCGCGCGATCGCGCTGCTCGGTCTGGAGGACCTCGTCGGGCGGCAGGTGTCGCGCCTGTCCGGCGGGCAGGCGCAGCGTGTGCTCATCGCGCGGTCCGTCGCTCAGCAGCCGAGCATCCTGCTGCTCGACGAGCCGACGAGCGCGCTCGACATCCGCTACCAGCTGCAGACGCTGCAGCTCGCGCGCCGCATCGCGCGCACGGAGGGCGTCGCGGCGGTCATCGCGATCCACGACCTCAACCAGGCCGCGCGGTTCTGCGACTCGATCGCGCTGCTGCGCGCGGGCCGGGTCGTGGCGCACGGCAGCCCGGCGGACGTCCTGACGGCGGAGCGCGTCGAGGACGTGTACGGCATCCGGGCGGAGGTCACGGGCCGGGACGGGGTGGTGCAGGTGCACCCGCTCGTCGACGACGAGGACGGCGAGGCCGCTCCGGTGCGCGAGGCGCAGCTCGTCGCGTGAGACGCGGTCCGCGGGGGCCCGCGTGGTCCCCGCGGACGGCTGTCGTCCCCGCTCCCGACGGTGCGCGGGGCCGGTGTCAGCGCAGCGCGAGGTGCCCGAGCAGGTCCCGCACGGCGTCGCGCCCGGCGCGGTTCGCACCGATCGTCGACGCCGACGGCCCGTACCCGACGAGGTGCACGCGCGGGTCCGCCGCGACGCGCGTGCCGTCCATGACGATCCCGCCCCGCTCGCCGCGCAGGCGCAGGGACGCGAGGTGGTCGAGCGCGGGCCGGTATCCGGTGGCCCACACGATCGTCCGGGCGGCGACGTGCGCGTCCCCGCCGACCCACGCGCCGAGCGCCGGCAGGACCCCGTCCACCTGCTCGCCCGCGGGCACGGGCGGCGGCACCGGGTCGTCCCACACGACGCCGTCGGCGACGATCCGGCTGAACGCGGGCCGCGCGCGCAGCACGCCCGAGGCGATGCCCGCGCGGTACGCGTCGGTGAGCGGCAGCCCCGTGACGGACACGATCGACCCGGGCGGCAGGCCCGCGCGCGTGCGCTCCGCGACGAGCGCGACCGCGGCCCGCCCGAGCTCGGGCGTGAGCTGCCCGTCGCGCCACGTCGGCGGGCGGCGCGTCACCCACGTCGTCGTCGTGACGTCCGCGAGCGCGAGCAGCAGCTGCGCGGCCGAGGTCCCGCCGCCGACCACGACGACGTGCCCGTCCGCGAGGTCGGCGGGGTCGAGCACGTCGCGCGAGTGCAGCTGGCGGCCGCGGAACGCCGCACGCCCCGGGTACGTCGGCCAGAACGGCTTGCGCCACGTGCCCGACGCGTTGACGAGGCCCCGCGCGCGCCAGACGACCTCCACGTCGGGCTCGTCGACGAGGTGCGACGTCACGACGAGCCGGCGTCCGGCCGCGGGCGCCTCGTCGGCGGGTTCCTCCTCGACGCGCGTCACGGCGACCGGACGCTGCACGTGCAGGCCGAACGCCTCCTCGTACTGCGAGAAGTAGTAGGGCACGGCCTTCGCGGCGCTCTCGGTGGGGTCCGGCACGAGCAGCGGCATGCCCGGCAGGTCGTGCACGCCGTGCGCGTCGGCCACGCGCATGCCCGGCGGGCGGTGCTGCCACGCGCCCCCGGGCGCGGGCGCGTCGTCGAGCACGACGAACGTCGCCTCGGCGTCCTGCCAGCCGCGGTCGCCCACGGGCACGAGCCCGGCCTTGTGCAGGTGGTACGCGGCCGACAGGCCCGCCTGCCCGGCACCGATCACGACGACGTCGACGTCGACGACCGGGCGAGGGGGCGTGCTGCTCGCGGCGGCGCGGCGCGAGCGCCGCGTCGAGCGGGACGGCTGCGGCACGACGGGCGCACCGGAGGGCCCGGCACCGGGCGCCGCGGCCACCTCGGTGTCGACCGGCTCGACGGGGGACCTGTCCCGCTCCGCCTGCTCGGCCGCGGCGGACGCCGCGCGCAGGCTGCGTCGCGTCACGCGACGCGTCCCGGACGGGTTCGTCGCGACGGACGCGTCCGACGACCCGGACGACCGGTGGCGGGTCGGGTCGTCGGTCGGGCCGTCGGTCGGGTCGCGGGTCGGGTCGTGGGTCAGGTCGTCGGTCGGCTCGTCGGCCGTCGGCGCCGAGGAGGGCAGGGTCCTGGTCGGCGAGGCGTTCTCCCAGGTCGGGATGCCCGTGGGCGCGGTTGCTGCGGGCACCGGGTCGCGGTCCCGTCCGCTCACGCGAGAGAGGTCGGGGCTGAGGTCCATGATCGGTCCAACGTACGTCACGACGGGGCGGTGCCACAGAGGGTTCCGCTCGGTTCGGCGGGGTTCGGCCCGACCTCGTGACCGGGGCTGTGACGCAACCGTTGCGCAGCCGCAGGCCACGGGTCGCTCTGACGGGTGACCTGGTGCCCATCGCGCGTCTCGCGTGGTGGGATGGGTGGATGGTCGAGCCGACGAAGGCGCGCGTCGCGGTCGCCGCGTGCCCCGCACCCCTCGAGCCGGCGACCGCCGAGGCCGTCCGCGTCCTGGCGGCCTCCGCCGCGTCGCACGACGAGGTCGCGCCGCTCTCGGAGCAGCCGCTGCTGTCGCTCGAGTCCGACGAGGCGCCCGTCGTGCACCTCGTCGCGACCACCGACGACGGCGCCGTGGTCGGCTACGCGCAGGTCGACGTCGGCAGCACGACGACCGCGCGCGCCGAGCTCGTCGTGCACCCCGGGCACCGCCGCGCCGGCCTGGGCCGCAGCCTGCTCGACGCGGCCCGCGCGACCGCGGGCGAGGCACCCCGCCGCGCGCTGCACGTGTGGGCGCACGGCGACCTCCCGGCGGCGCGCGCCCTCGCCGGCGCGACCGGCATGCACGTCGTGCGCGAGCTGTGGCAGATGCGCCTCGAGCTCGCGCACCGCCCGCAGGCGCCCGACCGCCCGCTGCCGCCCGGCGTGCAGGTGCGCCGGTTCGTCCCCGGGCAGGACGAGGAGGCGTGGCGGCGGGTCAACTCGCGCGCGTTCGCGCACCACCCCGAGCAGGGCCGCATGACGAGCGCGGACCTGCGCGCACGGGAGGCCGAGCCGTGGTTCGACCCCGCGGGCTTCCTGCTCGCGGAGCGCGACGGCAAGCTGCTCGGCTCGGTGTGGACCAAGGTGCACCCGGCCGGCGAGCACGGCCCGGAGCCCGTCGGGGAGATCTACGTCGTCGGCGTCGACCCCGATGCCCAGGGCCTCGGCCTGGGCGGCGCGCTGACGGACCTCGGCCTCACCCACCTGACGGTCGCCGGGCTGCGCGAGGTCATCCTCTACACCGAGGCCGCGAACGAGGTCGCGATCCGCACGTACCGCCGCGCGGGGTTCACGCGGTCGGCCGTCGACGTGATGTTCGGCGACGACACGCCGCGTTCACCCGGGGATGCCACGATGGGCGCATGACCGACGCGACCGCTCTCGACTCCGAGCTCGAGGCCCGCATCGCCGAGCACCTCGCACGCGCCGAGGAGACGGACCGGGAGACCGAGACCACCCCGCTGCCCGACGACCGCTTCCTCGACCGCGAGCTGTCGTGGCTCGCGTTCAACCAGCGCGTCCTGGAGCTCGCGGAGGACACGGACCTGCCGCTGCTCGAACGCGTGCGGTTCCTGGCGATCTTCGCGTCGAACCTCGACGAGTTCTTCATGGTCCGCGTCGCGGGCCTCAAGCGCCGCATCGCGACCGGCATCGCGATGACCGCGGCGTCGGGCCTCTCCCCGCGCCAGGTGCTCGAGGCGATCAGCGAGAAGGCGCACGAGCTCATGGACCGGCACGCGCGCGTGTTCGCGGACCAGGTGCAGCCCGCGCTCGCGGCCGAGGGCATCACGCTCGTGCGCTGGCAGGACCTCGGGGACTCCGAGCAGGACCGGCTGCGCAAGTTCTTCCGTCGGCAGATCTTCCCGGTGCTGACGCCGCTCGCGGTGGACCCGGCGCACCCGTTCCCGTACATCTCGGGGCTCTCGCTCAACCTCGCGGTCGTCGTCGTGAACCCCACCACGGGCAAGGAGCACTTCGCGCGCGTCAAGGTCCCGCCGCTGCTGCCGCGGTTCATCGCGGTCGACGCGTCGGGCCGCCCGAGCGCGCCCGACGAGCAGTCCGCGACCGTCGAGAAGGGCCCGACGAGCTTCGTGCCCGTCGAGGACGTCATCTCCGAGCACCTCGAGCACCTGTTCCCCGGCATGGAGGTGCGCGAGCACCACACGTTCCGCGTGACCCGCAACGAGGACGTGGAGGTCGAGGAGGACGACGCCGAGAACCTCCTCAAGGCCATGGAGAAGGAGCTCCTGCGCCGACGGTTCGGCCCGCCCGTGCGCCTCGAGCTCGCGGAGGGCATCAGCCCGCGCATCCGCACGCTCCTGGTCCGCGAGCTCGGCATGGCCGAGGACGAGGTGTACGAGCTGCCCGCGCCGCTCGACCAGACCGGCCTCAACGTCATCGCCGACCTCGACCGCGCCGAGCTGCAGTTCCCGCGCTTCGTCCCGACGACGCACCGCCAGCTCGCCGAGGTCGAGTCCGCGACGCCGACCGACGTGTTCGCCAAGATCCGCGAGCGCGACATCCTGCTGCACCACCCGTACGACTCGTTCTCGACGAGCGTGCAGACGTTCCTCGAGCAGGCCGCGGCGGACCCGAACGTGCTCGCGATCAAGCAGACGCTGTACCGCACCTCGGGCGACTCGCCGATCGTCGACGCCCTGATCGACGCGGCCGAGGCCGGCAAGCAGGTCCTCGCGCTGGTCGAGATCAAGGCCCGGTTCGACGAGCAGAACAACATCTCCTGGGCGCGCAAGCTCGAGCAGGCGGGCGTGCACGTCGTGTACGGCATCGTCGGGCTCAAGACGCACTGCAAGCTCTCGCTCGTCGTGCGCCAGGAGGCCGACGGCCTGCGGCGCTACAGCCACGTCGGGACGGGCAACTACCACCCGAAGACCGCACGCCTCTACACCGACCTGGGCCTGCTGACCGCCGACCCCGAGGTCGGGCAGGACCTCACGCGTCTGTTCAACCAGCTCTCGGGCTACGCCCCGAAGAGCCGGTTCCACCGCCTGCTCGTCGCGCCGCGCTCGGTGCGCAGCGGCCTGGTGGAACGCATCGAGCGCGAGGCCGCCGCCGCGCGGGCCGGGCAGCCCGCGTGGATCAAGATCAAGGTCAACTCGATGGTCGACGAGACCACGATCGACGCGTTGTACCGCGCGAGCCAGGCGGGCGTGCCCGTCGACCTCGTGGTGCGCGGCATCTGCGCGCTGCGCCCGGGCGTGCCGGGCCTGAGCGAGACGATCCGCGTGCGCTCGATCCTCGGGCGGTTCCTCGAGCACTCGCGCATCTTCGCGTTCGCGCACTCGACCCCCGCCGACGACGACGGCTTCACCGGCCCCGAGGTGCTGATCGGCTCGGCCGACCTCATGCACCGCAACCTCGACCGGCGCGTCGAGGCGCTCGTGCGCGTCGCCGACCCCGACCAGGTGGCCGAGCTCGTCGACCTGATCGACGAGTCCGTCGCGGGCACGACGTCCGCGTGGCACCTCGAGACCGACGGGTCGTGGCGGCGTCAGGCGCACGCCGAGGACGGCTCGCCGCTCGTCGACCTGCAGTCGGCCCTCATCACGCGCCAGCGGCGGCGCCCGGGCTCGGGCCGGTGACCCGACCGGCCCACGCGGCCGCCGTGGAGGCGGCCGGTGCCCTCGTCTGGCGCGTGCGCACCGGGCGGCTGCAGGTCGCGCTCGTGCACCGGCCCCGCTACCGGGACTGGTCGTGGCCCAAGGGCAAGCTCGACCCGGGCGAGACGGTGGTCGAGGCCGCGTGGCGCGAGGTCGCCGAGGAGACCGGCCACGACGTGGTGCTGGGCGTCCCGCTGCCGCCCCTCGAGTACGCGCTGTCCGACGGTCGGCTCAAGCGCGTGCACTACTGGGCCGCGCAGGTCGCGGGCCGCCAGGACGCGGCCGCGCTGCGGGCCCGCCCGCCCGTCCCGCGTGCGTCGCGCGACGAGATCGACCAGGTGCGCTGGTACGACGTCGAGGCCGCCGCGGCCCGGCTCACCCGCGCCGCCGACCGCGCGCCGCTCGTCGCGCTCGTCGAGGAGCACGCCAAGGGCCGCCTGGACACGCGCGCGCTCGTCGTCGCGCGGCACGGCACCGCACGCTCCCGCACGGCCTGGCACGGCGACGAGGCGACGCGACCGCTCACGCCCGGCGGGCGCCGCCAGGCCACCGCCCTGGTACCCGTGGTCTCCGCGTTCGGCGCCGCGCGCGTCGTCACGAGCCCGTGGCAGCGGTGCGTCGCGACCGCGCAGCCGTACGCGTCGCACGCGCAGCTGCCGATCGAGCACGTCCCCGCGCTGACCGAGCACGGCCACGCCGTCGACCCGGGCTCGGCCGTCGAGGTCGTCACCGACCTGCTGCACCGCGCGCAGGACGCGCTGCTGTGCACGCACCGGCCCGTGCTGCCCACGGTGCTCGAGACGCTCGCGGCGCACGCCCGCCGCCACGTGCGCGAGGCCCTGCCGCCGGCCGACCCCTACCTGCGTCCGGGGCAGGTCCTCGTCGCGCACGTCGCGCAACGCGCGACCGGCCCCCGCGTCGTCGCCGTCGAGTCCCACCGACCTGTGTGACGTGCCGCACCCGGCGCCGGTCCCGTCGATCCGGCACCGGCAGGGACTTACGATGGTCGAGCGACGCCGGGCCGCGGTAGCCCCGGGCTCCATCTTCAGCCGCTCCGAGCGGCCGCGCGCCGAGAGGCGCTCCCGGTCCGGCGTCGCGCCCACGGCCACCCGGTCGTGGGTCCGGGCACGCCCCCCGCGCCCGGACTTCCGAACCAGTTCCGGAGCAGGAGAACCCCAGCGGATGACAGACCTCTGCTGTCACCATGGGTTCACGCCCGCGACTCGCGTTTCACGTGAGCGTCGTCGTGCAACTAGCCTGATCCCGACCTGCCGCCCCTCCTCCGGAGCCTGAAGTGCGCCTGCGCCTGACACCGCGCGACACCACGTTCTTCGACCTCTTCGCCGCCTCGGCGCAGCACCTCGTCACCGGGGCCAACCTGCTCGGCGAGATGCTCGGTGCGACCACCGCCGGACGCAAGGAGCTCGGCAAGCGCATCGCCGAGGCCGAGCACCTGGCCGACGAGGCGACGCACCAGATCATGCGTCGTCTGAACCAGACGTTCGTCACCCCGTTCGACCGCGACGACATCTACCAGCTCGCGTCGAACCTCGACGACTGCATGGACTACATGGACGAGGCCGCCGACCTCATGGTCCTGTACAAGATCGGCGAGCTGCCCCCGCGCGTCGCCGACCAGGTGCAGGTCCTGCAGCGGTCGGCCGAGCTGACCGCCGAGGCCATGCCGCGCCTGCGCTCGATGGACTCGCTCTCGGAGTACTGGGTCGAGGTCAACCGCCTCGAGAACCAGGCCGACAAGTCGTACCGCAAGCTGCTCGCGCAGATGTTCGACGAGATCGCCGACCCGATCCAGCTCATGAAGCTGAAGGAGATCGTCGAGAAGCTCGAGGAGGCCGCGGACGCCTTCGAGAAGGTCGCGAACACGGTCGAGACGATCGCGGTCAAGGAGTCCTGAGCTCCCGTGGAGGCTGCTCTCGTCATTCTCGTCGTCGCGCTCGCGCTCGGGTTCGACTACACCAACGGTTTCCACGACGCCGCGAACGCCATCGCGACCTCCGTGTCGACCCGCGCCCTGACCCCGCGCATCGCGCTCGTCATGGCCGCCGTCATGAACTTCGTCGGTGCGATGCTCGGCACGACCGTGGCCGAGACGATCGCGACGTCGATCGTCGACCTGCAGGAAGCGTCGAACCACAGCGCGTTGCTCGTGATCGTCTGCGGGCTCGTCGGCGCGATCGTCTGGAACCTCATCACCTGGTGGTTCGGCCTGCCGTCGTCGTCGACGCACGCGCTCATCGGCGGGCTCGTCGGTGCGGGTCTCGCGGCGAGCCTCGGCGTCTACTGGGGCGCGGTGTTCGACAAGGTCGTCGTGCCGATGGTCGTCTCGCCGGTCGTCGGCTTCACGCTCGCGTTCTTCCTCATGGTCGGCGTGCTGTGGCTGCTGCGGAACGCCGCGCCCGCCCGCACGCAGCGCCGGTTCCGCTTCGCGCAGACGTTCTCCGCCGCGGCGATGGCCCTGGGGCACGGCCTGCAGGACGCGCAGAAGACCATGGGCGTCATCTACCTCGCGCTGCTGACGGTCGGCTGGGCCGACGCGGACGAGGGCATCCCGCTGTGGGTCAAGGTCTCCGCGGCTGCCGCGATCTCCGCGGGCACCTACTCGGGCGGCTGGCGCATCATGCGCACGCTCGGCCGCAAGATCATCGAGGTCGACCCGGCGCGCGGGTTCGTCGCCGAGTCCGTCTCCGCGACGGTGCTGTACGTCATGGCGATGGGCCTGCACGCCCCGGTCTCGACGACGCACACCGTGACCTCGGCGATCATGGGCGTCGGCGCGACCAAGCGCGCGTCCGCCGTGCGCTGGGGCGTCGCGAAGAACATCGCGACGGCGTGGGTGCTGACGATCCCGGCGGCCGCACTCGTCGCGGCGCTCGTGACGCTCGCGCTCAGCCCGCTGATCGGCTGACGACCCCGCCCGCGGAGCCCCGGCCGCTCACTCCAGGCGGCCGGCGCGCCACAGCTGCGCGGCGTGCTCGAGCTCCTCGGCCGTGCGCAGCAGCGCCGACGCGCCGTACGTGAGGCGCGCGGCGCCGCGCGGGTCGACGTCGTCCAGGTGGTCCGCGTCGAACGCCGCACCCGCCGCGAGCACGCGCGCGAACGCGGCGGCGCGCTCCAGCGCCACGTCCAGGTCGCCGGTGTAGACGCCCGAGAGCACCGCGTCGGCGACCGCGCGCACGTCGTCGGGACCCGGTGCCTGCGCGACCCCCGCGACGGCGTCGTGCACCGGGACCGCCGCCACGCCCTGCCGGTACCGGTCGGCGATGGTCTCCGGGTCGCGGCGCACCCACTCGCGCAGCACGTACAGGCGCCACAACGCACCGGGCAGCGTCGAGGGCGCGCTGTCGGACCACAGGCCCGCGACGACGTCGAGGCCCTCGGTCTCGACGAGCGCGACGAGCCGGGCCACGACCTGCGGGTCCTCGGTCGCGCGCCCCTGGTGCACGAGCGCGGCGGCGGTGGTGTGGGCGATCTCGTCCCGCAGCGCGGGGTCGAGCTCGCCGGGCAGCTCGTCGGCGGCCTGGGGGTCGAGCATCGCGGGACGCCGGGGACGGCGCGGTTCGTCGGTCATCGTCACCTCCGCCCCCAGTCTCCCCCGACCGGGCCCCGCGGTCCCGCGGTCCGGGCGGGCCTCCGTCTCGACGTGCAGCGTTGCACCGTCCGGTCCACTGTGGGACTCGGGGCGTCGCGACCAGGCAGCGACGCGACGAGAGGGGCGTGCACCATGTCCGAAGGTCCGGACGCGACCCGCAGCGACGCGGGCGGCGGGCCGGGCGGCGCAGGGGGTCCCACGGACGCTCGACGCAGCCCGCACCACAACAAGGCGATCGCGCTCGCGGTCGCCGCGGCGGTCGGCGGTTTCCTGTTCGGCTTCGACTCGTCCGTGATCAACGGGGCGGTCAAGGCCTTCACCGAGGAGTTCGCGCTCGGCGACGCGCTGTCCGGGTTCGCGGTCGCGGTCGCGCTGCTCGGCTGCGCGCTCGGCGCGTGGATGGGCGGCCGTCTCGCGGACCGCTACGGCCGCACGCGCGTCATGTTCATCGGCGCGGTGCTGTTCTTCGTCTCGTCGATCCTGTCCGGCATCGCGTTCGGCGTGTGGGACCTGATCCTGTGGCGCTTCCTCGCGGGTGGCGGCATCGGCATCGCGTCGGTGATCGCGCCGGCGTACATCGCCGAGATCGCACCTGCGGCGATCCGCGGCCGGCTGGGCTCGCTGCAGCAGCTCGCGATCGTCATCGGCATCTTCGCGGCGCTGCTGTCCGACCAGCTGCTCGCGCTCGCGACGCCCGGCGAGGGCGCCGACGCGGCGGGCGAGCTGTGGCTCGGGCTCGAGGCGTGGCGGTGGATGTTCATCGTCGCGGTCGTCCCCGCGACCGTGTACGGGATCCTCGCGCTACGCATCCCCGAGTCGCCGCGCTACCTGGTGAGCAAGGGCCGCCAGGACGAG
The sequence above is a segment of the Cellulomonas palmilytica genome. Coding sequences within it:
- a CDS encoding NUDIX hydrolase, with product MTRPAHAAAVEAAGALVWRVRTGRLQVALVHRPRYRDWSWPKGKLDPGETVVEAAWREVAEETGHDVVLGVPLPPLEYALSDGRLKRVHYWAAQVAGRQDAAALRARPPVPRASRDEIDQVRWYDVEAAAARLTRAADRAPLVALVEEHAKGRLDTRALVVARHGTARSRTAWHGDEATRPLTPGGRRQATALVPVVSAFGAARVVTSPWQRCVATAQPYASHAQLPIEHVPALTEHGHAVDPGSAVEVVTDLLHRAQDALLCTHRPVLPTVLETLAAHARRHVREALPPADPYLRPGQVLVAHVAQRATGPRVVAVESHRPV
- a CDS encoding DUF47 domain-containing protein, encoding MRLRLTPRDTTFFDLFAASAQHLVTGANLLGEMLGATTAGRKELGKRIAEAEHLADEATHQIMRRLNQTFVTPFDRDDIYQLASNLDDCMDYMDEAADLMVLYKIGELPPRVADQVQVLQRSAELTAEAMPRLRSMDSLSEYWVEVNRLENQADKSYRKLLAQMFDEIADPIQLMKLKEIVEKLEEAADAFEKVANTVETIAVKES
- a CDS encoding inorganic phosphate transporter; amino-acid sequence: MEAALVILVVALALGFDYTNGFHDAANAIATSVSTRALTPRIALVMAAVMNFVGAMLGTTVAETIATSIVDLQEASNHSALLVIVCGLVGAIVWNLITWWFGLPSSSTHALIGGLVGAGLAASLGVYWGAVFDKVVVPMVVSPVVGFTLAFFLMVGVLWLLRNAAPARTQRRFRFAQTFSAAAMALGHGLQDAQKTMGVIYLALLTVGWADADEGIPLWVKVSAAAAISAGTYSGGWRIMRTLGRKIIEVDPARGFVAESVSATVLYVMAMGLHAPVSTTHTVTSAIMGVGATKRASAVRWGVAKNIATAWVLTIPAAALVAALVTLALSPLIG